AGGAAGCAAATTTCGCGATAAAAGACTCTTTCTGTAAAACAGAAAGAGTCTTTTATTCTTTTGGAAACGTCTATGGATAAAGAGCTGCAAAAAACAAGGACTTAAGTCTCAAAAATAGACTTGAGAGTCAAAAAATGGGAAGTTTTAGGCTTTTTTAAAGCAAGGAGCCTTGACGGAAGTCTTAAGAAAACGATACACTTGTTTTGAGAATTCTTGGAGATTCTTTTTGAGACAAGCATATACTGTAAAATTGTAAAATAGCAAACTTGCTGAAAGGCAAGGACGCAAAGCCATGGATCTACGGACAGATGTCTATGATCGCCAGGTTGCCGATTTTTTTGGTTCCGAATTCGACACTGGCCAAATCCTGGCTGGTGTCTTTTTTTTGCAAAGAGGAAGGTAAAGGAGGTTGGACTATGCCAGAGGAAAGCATTTTGCTTCTTTTGGGACTTGGCGCTGCGATGTTGGCGGGATGTGGAGCAGCAGGCTGTTTTGTTTCTAACACCTTGTCGGCGCGGAGTCGGTTTAAAAAATCGGCTCAATATGTGAACATGAATACCTTTCGTGTTCGACCGACTCCTCTAAAAAAGTAGGCAGGTGCAGAATGAATTGTAAAGAGGAAGCACAAGCGCAAATTCATATTGCCAGGCAGCCTATTTTTGACATGCAGCGGCAGGTATATGGTTATGAGTTGTTATTTCGCCGTACCTTGCAGAATACATACGATGGCACAGATCCGGATCAAGCGACGCTGGATGTAGTGACAAGCAGCTTTTTGTTGTTTGGAATCGATTCCTTAACGCGCGGCAAGCTGGCATTTATTAATTTTACGGCTAATAATTTGTTAACGAAACTGCCTGCGATGCTACCGCGAGAGCAAGTGGCCGTGGAAATTTTAGAAGATGTAAGGCCGGATGAAGAGGTGCTGCGGCGTTGTCGCGAGCTAAAAAGCGCTGGCTATATGCTGGTATTGGATGATTTTGTTTACAAAAAAGAGCGGTTGCCATTGGTAGAACTGGCGGATATTGTGAAAATTGATTTTCGGGCTACTTCTACGGCGGAGCGCCAGCGGTGGCAGGGGCTTTTAGAGCCTTATGATCTTCGGTTTCTGGCGGAAAAAGTGGAAACAGAGGAAGAATACCAAGAAGCAAAGACTGCTGGCTACGCCTATGTCCAAGGTTATTATTTTTCTAAACCGGCATTAGTTTCCGCAACCTCGTTGCCTGCTTATAAAGCCAGCCATTTTCGCCTGTTGCAAGAGTTTAGCCGGCAGGAGTTGGAATTTGAACAAATTGAGTCCATTTTGCGTAAGGACGTATCGTTGTCTTATAGTTTGTTGAAATTTATCAATTCGGCATTATTTGGCTTTCGCCAGCCCATACGCTCGTTGCGCCAGGCGATGGTCCTGTTGGGGCGCAAAGAGCTGAGTAAATGGGGCGCTCTTGTGGCGTTGAAAGATATTGGAGTGGACAAGCCAGGGGAATTAATCTTATCTTCGCTGGTGCGCGCGCGTTTTGCAGAGAAATTGGCCATGCAGTGTGAAGGGGAAATTTGTACGGCCGATGCGTTTTTACTAGGTTTGTTTTCTCACTTAGACGCGCTATTGAACCGGCCATTGACGGAAGTGCTGTCGGAAATGCCGGTTAAGGAGGAAATAAAAAAAGCCTTTGACGAAGAGCCGGAGGGCATTTTGAGCGTACTATACAACCTGATGCAACAGTATGAACAAGGACATTGGCAAGGAGCTGCCGCCTATGCTCAGAAGATGCAGTTATCAGAGGGGCAGGTTCTTTTGGGATATCGGGAAGCGTTACATTGGGCGCAGGATGTGTTCACAGGTAACTATTAAGAAAAAGAGAGGTCCTACATATGGTAATGCGGAGTGTTTCTGTCTTTTTAGATCATATCATTGTCGCTTTGTTAGCTCCGGCGAATGCAGACTATTATCAGTTTTTGGATTTGGCTTCCGGCAGAGTGATGGTATTGAGCGCTAGAGAAAAAAAACAAACGGCTCCCAGGGGGCTTTGCGAAGAAGGCTGGTCGTTGCTGGAGCAGGAACCGGGCAGGTTTATTCCGTTGCTACCCCTAGCGCCGCAGCAAGTCGCTCCGTGGTATTCGGAATTTGCCAAGACTTGTTGTCAAGGAGTACAACGGAGAGAACTGCTGCAATTATTAGAAGGTAGCGGATATTTGGCTCGCTTTTATGACGCGCTGGATTGTGATGATTTGCTCCGTGAAAGCTGGCGGCAGTTTGAAACGGAAAAAGTTCGCGCTTATTTTTTGACGTTAGTCCCTGCAGAGCTGGCAGTAGAATTTTGTAATTTTACGGAGCAAAAAGAAGGGGCTTTGAATGCTTTTGGTTAGGCGAATAAACGGAATAAAACGGGTAGCGCTTTTGTCGCAAAAATAATCTGCAACTTTTGAGGAAGGGGCGGATTATTTTTATGCGATAAAAGAAGATTATAAAATAAGAGAAAATGTATTTTTTCTTCGGGACATTATTTAAGAAGGTTTTTTGCAAGGAAAAAAGAATTATCAGAAAATACAAGAAATAATAAAATTATAGAAAGCGAGGGATGAACATGGGTTGGTTGAATAACTTGAAAGTAGCGCAACGGTTGGTATTGTTAATCCTCGTTTTTGTAGTAGCCTTAGCGGGCGTTGGCGGGACGGGGTATTTGTATCTCAAGAAAACAAGTGATGCGATGGATGCGATGTATCGCGAGAAGATGCATGCAGTAGAGTTGATTTTGGATAATCGCATTCATATGCGGCGTATTGAGATGAGTACCTTTGAACTTATGATAACTACGGATGATAGTGAAAATCAAAAATTGCTGACAATGATACGAGAGAGGGAAGCAGCATTTGACAAGAATGTGGCGGAGTTTGAAAAAATGCCGTTGACAAGCCAGCAAAAAGCGGAGGTAGAGGGGCTTCGCGCTAAACTGCAAGCCTACCGACAGGTTCACAAGCAAGTGTTGACCTTGGCTGGGCAAAATAAGAATGCAGAAGCGTATCAGCTCTTTAAAACTCAGGCGGAGCCTTTAGGACTCTCTTTTAATCAAGTGCTGGTGCAGTTGAGCGAGGACGTCAAAAAAGAAGCGGCAGCGATGAATGAGCAAGGGAAAAAAGATTTTTCTCAAGCTTCGCTGACCTTTACGATGATTTTAGCAGCCTCTATTGTACTGGGCCTGGCTTTGGGCTGGACGATTACCAAGCGTATTACCAGCCGTTTATCAGCGACAGTGGTGTTTTTGGATCGTGTAGCGGAAGGAGATTTTTCGCAAGAAGTGCCGACGACTAGTATGGCTGACCGAAGTGAATTCGGGGCGTTGGCGACTTCCGTGGATAAGATGAATCGCAGTATTGGCGCGCTGATTCGCAATTTGCTTAACACCGCGGAGCAACTAGCCGCGTCTTCTGAAGAGTTGACAGCCAGTGCGGATCAATCGGCGCAGGCGTCGAACCAAGTGGCGCAGTCCATTACGGAAGTGGCGAAAGGCTCGGATGAGCAGCTGCGGGCGGCGGAACAGGCAAGAGATATGGTAGAGCAAATGTCAAAAGGCATTGATCAAGTGGCGCAAAATACAATGGTCGTGTCCGCGTCGGCGCAAAAAACGGCGGGCGCTGCAGCGGAAGGCGAGCAGTCTGTGGGGCAGGCTGTCGCCCAAATGGGTATTATTGAAACTAAGACAGAAGCGACGGCCGAGGTAATCGCGTCCCTAGAAGAGCGATCCAAGCAAATCGGGCAGATTGTAGAGGTTATTTCTACAATCGCGGCGCAGACCAATCTCTTAGCGCTCAATGCGGCCATTGAAGCGGCTAGAGCCGGTGAAGCCGGTCGAGGCTTTGCCGTAGTCGCCGATGAGGTGCGCAAATTGGCGGAACAGTCTCAAGACGCGGCCAAGCAGATTACGGAGTTAATTGGCGAAGTGCAAGGGCGGACCAATCAGGCGGTCTTGTTTATGAATGAAGGTCGGCGAGAAGTAGAGACAGGAGCAAAGGTCGTAAATTCCGCCGGACAAAGTTTTGCGGATATTTTGCGGATGGTACGGGAAATTTCTGCGGAAGTACACGAAATTTCAGCGGCAACCGAAGAATTGACAAGCGGTACGCAACAGGTGGTTGGCGCAGCGCAGCGCATCAGCAAAGAGAGCCGTCAAGCGGCGGAACAAACGGGAACCATCTCGGCGGCGACCGAAGAACAGTCTGCCTCGATGGAGGAAATTGCTTCCGCCAGCAGGCATTTGGCCAATATGGCGGAAGGCTTGCAGACGGCGGTGCAGAAATTCAAAATTTAAGAAACATGGTTTGACATTTTTTTAGCGCCCCCTTATAATTTGAATATATTCAAATTATAAGGGGGCGCTTTATGGCTAGAATTGCGCAAGATCCGGAAGTGCGCCGACGCGAAATCTTAGATGCAGCGGAAAAATTGTTTGAGCAGAAAGGCTTTCAGCGCACTACGATCAGTGATATTGCCCAAGCTATGAATGTCGCCCAAGGCATGCTTTATTATTACTTTAAATCCAAAGAAGAGCTGTTAGGAGCGCTTGTGCATCGCCAAGTGGTGATGGTTATGGCCGAAACAAAACAGAAAGCGGACTTTGCAGAGGGAACGCCGCAGCAGAAAATAGGTCTGATGATGTCGGCGCTTCTATCCAGTGCCTGCGCTCATGATTCGGTCTTATTACGGGCTCTCTTTGACGAGCGCAACGCCCATATTCGGGATCGGGTGAACCGGCAGATTGAGCAGTCTATCAGTGCCAGCCTGCGGGCGATCATTGAAGAAGGCGTTGCAGGCGGCTTTTTTCAGGTAGCCGATACAGACGCGGTATTAGAGTTTCTTTTGCATTTTGGTGAAATTATGATTGAGGCCGTTCATGCGGGCTGGCCGGAGGAGCAGCTGCGGGTGCGCATTAAGTTGGTGGAACAACTGCTGGATGTGCTTTTAGGGCTGGAACCGCAAAGCATGCACCTGTCTGTGCGGTGGTAAGCATACGTTGATTTTTCGCAGGAAGAAAGCTTCCTGCGGTGCTTTTTACTGTTTAATTGAACGCATTCAAAAAAAGAACGAGATATAATAAGGGCTTTGGACAATTTCATGCTTGAGTTTTTAGAGCATGTTGGATATACGTTTTTTTTATTTAGCAATTTATTGAACGGATTCAAAAAAGTAGATCAGAGAAAAGTAAGGAGAGAGACCTATGCAAAAATACTGGTCCCAGATGCCTAGAAAAAGGTTGTATTGCGGGGTTGCCGCCGTGGTGCTCGGCGTGGCGGCAGCAGGAGGAATTCTCTGGAATTTAAAGAGCCAGCCCCAAATTGTGGAGGAAGAGCTGCCTACGGCTCGAACGCTGGTGGTGGGCGCTAAAAAAGAGGCCCAAAGCTACGCGTATGCTGGAGAAGTGCGAGGACGCTACGAAAGCAAGCTGGCTTTTCAAGTGAACGGTAAAATCGTGAAACGCAACGTACAATTGGGAAGCGTCGTTCAAGCGGGAGATGTGCTTCTGCAGATTGATCCCAAGGATGTGCAGCAGACTGTAACCAGTATGAATGCACAAGTGGCGTCCGCCCAATCGCAGCTGCGATTGGCGGAGAAAAACATGGAACGCTATCAGCGCCTGTGCCAAAGCGGTGCGGTGAGCCAAATGGTGTATGATCAGTATGTAACGGCCTATGATGCGGCGTTGGCTGCGGTGCAGCAAGCGGAGGCGCAGCAGACGCAGAGCGGCAATCAAATGGAGTATACGCTGCTGCGGGCGGACCATGCCGGTGTTGTTTCAGAGTTGACGGCGGAAATTGGTCAAGTGGTCAGCGCCGGACAGCCGATTGCTACGGTGATCCAAAACGGAGAACGAGAAATCGAAATCAGCGTGCCTGAAAATCGTCTGGAAGAATTAAATCAAGCAGGGACGCTGCAGGTTACTTTTTGGGCCCTTGCCAATCGGGTGATCGAAGGGACTGTGCGCGAAGTGGCGCCGAT
This sequence is a window from Anaeromusa acidaminophila DSM 3853. Protein-coding genes within it:
- a CDS encoding EAL and HDOD domain-containing protein, coding for MNCKEEAQAQIHIARQPIFDMQRQVYGYELLFRRTLQNTYDGTDPDQATLDVVTSSFLLFGIDSLTRGKLAFINFTANNLLTKLPAMLPREQVAVEILEDVRPDEEVLRRCRELKSAGYMLVLDDFVYKKERLPLVELADIVKIDFRATSTAERQRWQGLLEPYDLRFLAEKVETEEEYQEAKTAGYAYVQGYYFSKPALVSATSLPAYKASHFRLLQEFSRQELEFEQIESILRKDVSLSYSLLKFINSALFGFRQPIRSLRQAMVLLGRKELSKWGALVALKDIGVDKPGELILSSLVRARFAEKLAMQCEGEICTADAFLLGLFSHLDALLNRPLTEVLSEMPVKEEIKKAFDEEPEGILSVLYNLMQQYEQGHWQGAAAYAQKMQLSEGQVLLGYREALHWAQDVFTGNY
- a CDS encoding UPF0158 family protein, with the protein product MVMRSVSVFLDHIIVALLAPANADYYQFLDLASGRVMVLSAREKKQTAPRGLCEEGWSLLEQEPGRFIPLLPLAPQQVAPWYSEFAKTCCQGVQRRELLQLLEGSGYLARFYDALDCDDLLRESWRQFETEKVRAYFLTLVPAELAVEFCNFTEQKEGALNAFG
- a CDS encoding methyl-accepting chemotaxis protein; amino-acid sequence: MGWLNNLKVAQRLVLLILVFVVALAGVGGTGYLYLKKTSDAMDAMYREKMHAVELILDNRIHMRRIEMSTFELMITTDDSENQKLLTMIREREAAFDKNVAEFEKMPLTSQQKAEVEGLRAKLQAYRQVHKQVLTLAGQNKNAEAYQLFKTQAEPLGLSFNQVLVQLSEDVKKEAAAMNEQGKKDFSQASLTFTMILAASIVLGLALGWTITKRITSRLSATVVFLDRVAEGDFSQEVPTTSMADRSEFGALATSVDKMNRSIGALIRNLLNTAEQLAASSEELTASADQSAQASNQVAQSITEVAKGSDEQLRAAEQARDMVEQMSKGIDQVAQNTMVVSASAQKTAGAAAEGEQSVGQAVAQMGIIETKTEATAEVIASLEERSKQIGQIVEVISTIAAQTNLLALNAAIEAARAGEAGRGFAVVADEVRKLAEQSQDAAKQITELIGEVQGRTNQAVLFMNEGRREVETGAKVVNSAGQSFADILRMVREISAEVHEISAATEELTSGTQQVVGAAQRISKESRQAAEQTGTISAATEEQSASMEEIASASRHLANMAEGLQTAVQKFKI
- a CDS encoding TetR/AcrR family transcriptional regulator → MARIAQDPEVRRREILDAAEKLFEQKGFQRTTISDIAQAMNVAQGMLYYYFKSKEELLGALVHRQVVMVMAETKQKADFAEGTPQQKIGLMMSALLSSACAHDSVLLRALFDERNAHIRDRVNRQIEQSISASLRAIIEEGVAGGFFQVADTDAVLEFLLHFGEIMIEAVHAGWPEEQLRVRIKLVEQLLDVLLGLEPQSMHLSVRW
- a CDS encoding efflux RND transporter periplasmic adaptor subunit, whose translation is MQKYWSQMPRKRLYCGVAAVVLGVAAAGGILWNLKSQPQIVEEELPTARTLVVGAKKEAQSYAYAGEVRGRYESKLAFQVNGKIVKRNVQLGSVVQAGDVLLQIDPKDVQQTVTSMNAQVASAQSQLRLAEKNMERYQRLCQSGAVSQMVYDQYVTAYDAALAAVQQAEAQQTQSGNQMEYTLLRADHAGVVSELTAEIGQVVSAGQPIATVIQNGEREIEISVPENRLEELNQAGTLQVTFWALANRVIEGTVREVAPMADPVTRTFKVRVALNQTPPEVKLGMTASVTVGQGSSQQVLSVPLAAIYQNGSQPGLWVVQADGTLSLRMVKLGQYGSDSVQVVEGLQPGERIVAAGVHKFREGQRISLGGGTL